In Camelina sativa cultivar DH55 chromosome 16, Cs, whole genome shotgun sequence, a single window of DNA contains:
- the LOC104749169 gene encoding O-glucosyltransferase rumi homolog isoform X3, producing MRENAHVVQSTEDHHHQRHHNPITSLNSKLAKTWATTKVFIFVLFIMFLSASVSWMYTSVLGENRFQVTSIFIRNTNRTPTTTTTKTITDIPKIIIKIPLNCTSLNSTTTQTCPSNYPTKFEPAISSSETCPDYFRWIHRDLKVWQKTGITRETLEKARPNAHFRVVIKSGRLYVHQYEKAFQTRDVFTIWGILQLLRMYPGQIPDLELLFLCHDRPAIWKRNFKKNSKDTWPPPPLFHYCGHRDAYDIVFPDWSFWGWPELNIKEWNKLSVALKEGNKRVKWEDRVPSAYWKGNPHVSPIRGDLMRCNFSDKYDPMVRLYVQDWRSEIEAGFRGSNLEDQCTHRYKIYIEGNAWSVSEKYILSCDSMTLLVKPEYYDFFIRSMVPMKHFWPIRPNNKCSDLKFAVEWGNNNTEKAQIIGRQGSGYMMKNLEMKYVYDYMLYVLQGYGKLMKLDVTVPVNATEVCSETMACPITDGGLIRQCMDDSLVMAPSVKAACDMPPPYRDYELKKLLKKQAYSQI from the exons ATGAGGGAAAACGCGCACGTGGTTCAGTCCAcagaagatcatcatcatcagagacATCATAACCCAATAACGAGTTTAAACTCTAAACTTGCAAAGACATGGGCCACCACCAAAGTCTTCATCTTCGTACTCTTCATCATGTTCCTTAGTGCCTCTGTCTCTTGGATGTATACG TCTGTATTAGGTGAGAATCGATTCCAAGTAACATCAATATTCATAAGAAACACCAACAGAACCCCTActaccacaacaacaaaaacaattacagATATTCCCAAGATCATCATCAAGATCCCGTTGAACTGCACATCACTCAACAGCACCACAACACAGACATGTCCTTCAAATTACCCAACCAAGTTCGAACCAGCGATCTCTTCCTCGGAGACATGTCCTGACTACTTTAGGTGGATCCATCGAGACTTAAAGGTATGGCAAAAGACAGGGATCACAAGGGAAACACTAGAGAAAGCAAGACCGAATGCTCACTTCAGGGTAGTGATAAAGTCAGGGAGATTATACGTTCATCAATACGAGAAAGCATTCCAAACAAGAGATGTGTTCACTATTTGGGGGATTCTTCAGCTCCTAAGAATGTATCCTGGTCAAATCCCTGATCTCGAGCTTCTCTTCCTCTGCCATGATAGACCCGCCATTTGGAAAAGAAACTTTAAGAAAAACAGTAAAGACACGTGGCCTCCTCCGCCGTTGTTTCACTACTGTGGTCACCGTGATGCCTACGACATCGTATTCCCTGATTGGAGCTTCTGGGGATG GCCAGAGCTAAATATTAAGGAGTGGAATAAGTTATCTGTGGCACTAAAAGAAGGGAACAAAAGAGTGAAATGGGAAGATAGAGTTCCGTCCGCTTATTGGAAAGGAAACCCTCATGTTTCTCCTATAAGAGGAGATCTTATGAGATGTAACTTCTCCGACAAGTATGATCCTATGGTTCGTCTCTATGTCCAG GATTGGAGGAGTGAGATAGAGGCAGGATTTAGAGGATCAAACCTTGAAGATCAATGCACTCACAG ATATAAGATCTACATAGAAGGAAACGCGTGGTCAGTGAGCGAAAAGTATATACTTTCGTGTGATAGTATGACTCTATTGGTTAAACCAGAGTACTACGATTTTTTTATTCGAAGTATGGTTCCAATGAAGCACTTCTGGCCCATTAGACCAAATAACAAATGTAGTGACCTCAAATTCGCAGTGGAATGGGGTAATAACAACACGGAAAAG GCACAAATCATAGGGAGACAAGGAAGTGGGTACATGATGAAGAACCTAGAGATGAAGTATGTGTATGATTACATGTTGTATGTGTTGCAAGGCTATGGAAAACTGATGAAGTTGGATGTGACAGTACCTGTAAATGCGACAGAAGTATGTTCTGAGACGATGGCGTGTCCAATCACTGATGGTGGTCTCATCAGGCAGTGCATGGACGACTCATTGGTTATGGCTCCGAGCGTCAAGGCTGCATGCGATATGCCTCCTCCTTATAGAGATTATGAGCTCAAGAAGCTACTTAAGAAACAA GCATATTCTCAAATTTGA
- the LOC104749169 gene encoding O-glucosyltransferase rumi homolog isoform X2: MRENAHVVQSTEDHHHQRHHNPITSLNSKLAKTWATTKVFIFVLFIMFLSASVSWMYTSVLGENRFQVTSIFIRNTNRTPTTTTTKTITDIPKIIIKIPLNCTSLNSTTTQTCPSNYPTKFEPAISSSETCPDYFRWIHRDLKVWQKTGITRETLEKARPNAHFRVVIKSGRLYVHQYEKAFQTRDVFTIWGILQLLRMYPGQIPDLELLFLCHDRPAIWKRNFKKNSKDTWPPPPLFHYCGHRDAYDIVFPDWSFWGWPELNIKEWNKLSVALKEGNKRVKWEDRVPSAYWKGNPHVSPIRGDLMRCNFSDKYDPMVRLYVQDWRSEIEAGFRGSNLEDQCTHRYKIYIEGNAWSVSEKYILSCDSMTLLVKPEYYDFFIRSMVPMKHFWPIRPNNKCSDLKFAVEWGNNNTEKAQIIGRQGSGYMMKNLEMKYVYDYMLYVLQGYGKLMKLDVTVPVNATEVCSETMACPITDGGLIRQCMDDSLVMAPSVKAACDMPPPYRDYELKKLLKKQSSESDK; this comes from the exons ATGAGGGAAAACGCGCACGTGGTTCAGTCCAcagaagatcatcatcatcagagacATCATAACCCAATAACGAGTTTAAACTCTAAACTTGCAAAGACATGGGCCACCACCAAAGTCTTCATCTTCGTACTCTTCATCATGTTCCTTAGTGCCTCTGTCTCTTGGATGTATACG TCTGTATTAGGTGAGAATCGATTCCAAGTAACATCAATATTCATAAGAAACACCAACAGAACCCCTActaccacaacaacaaaaacaattacagATATTCCCAAGATCATCATCAAGATCCCGTTGAACTGCACATCACTCAACAGCACCACAACACAGACATGTCCTTCAAATTACCCAACCAAGTTCGAACCAGCGATCTCTTCCTCGGAGACATGTCCTGACTACTTTAGGTGGATCCATCGAGACTTAAAGGTATGGCAAAAGACAGGGATCACAAGGGAAACACTAGAGAAAGCAAGACCGAATGCTCACTTCAGGGTAGTGATAAAGTCAGGGAGATTATACGTTCATCAATACGAGAAAGCATTCCAAACAAGAGATGTGTTCACTATTTGGGGGATTCTTCAGCTCCTAAGAATGTATCCTGGTCAAATCCCTGATCTCGAGCTTCTCTTCCTCTGCCATGATAGACCCGCCATTTGGAAAAGAAACTTTAAGAAAAACAGTAAAGACACGTGGCCTCCTCCGCCGTTGTTTCACTACTGTGGTCACCGTGATGCCTACGACATCGTATTCCCTGATTGGAGCTTCTGGGGATG GCCAGAGCTAAATATTAAGGAGTGGAATAAGTTATCTGTGGCACTAAAAGAAGGGAACAAAAGAGTGAAATGGGAAGATAGAGTTCCGTCCGCTTATTGGAAAGGAAACCCTCATGTTTCTCCTATAAGAGGAGATCTTATGAGATGTAACTTCTCCGACAAGTATGATCCTATGGTTCGTCTCTATGTCCAG GATTGGAGGAGTGAGATAGAGGCAGGATTTAGAGGATCAAACCTTGAAGATCAATGCACTCACAG ATATAAGATCTACATAGAAGGAAACGCGTGGTCAGTGAGCGAAAAGTATATACTTTCGTGTGATAGTATGACTCTATTGGTTAAACCAGAGTACTACGATTTTTTTATTCGAAGTATGGTTCCAATGAAGCACTTCTGGCCCATTAGACCAAATAACAAATGTAGTGACCTCAAATTCGCAGTGGAATGGGGTAATAACAACACGGAAAAG GCACAAATCATAGGGAGACAAGGAAGTGGGTACATGATGAAGAACCTAGAGATGAAGTATGTGTATGATTACATGTTGTATGTGTTGCAAGGCTATGGAAAACTGATGAAGTTGGATGTGACAGTACCTGTAAATGCGACAGAAGTATGTTCTGAGACGATGGCGTGTCCAATCACTGATGGTGGTCTCATCAGGCAGTGCATGGACGACTCATTGGTTATGGCTCCGAGCGTCAAGGCTGCATGCGATATGCCTCCTCCTTATAGAGATTATGAGCTCAAGAAGCTACTTAAGAAACAA
- the LOC104749169 gene encoding O-glucosyltransferase rumi homolog isoform X1 gives MRENAHVVQSTEDHHHQRHHNPITSLNSKLAKTWATTKVFIFVLFIMFLSASVSWMYTSVLGENRFQVTSIFIRNTNRTPTTTTTKTITDIPKIIIKIPLNCTSLNSTTTQTCPSNYPTKFEPAISSSETCPDYFRWIHRDLKVWQKTGITRETLEKARPNAHFRVVIKSGRLYVHQYEKAFQTRDVFTIWGILQLLRMYPGQIPDLELLFLCHDRPAIWKRNFKKNSKDTWPPPPLFHYCGHRDAYDIVFPDWSFWGWPELNIKEWNKLSVALKEGNKRVKWEDRVPSAYWKGNPHVSPIRGDLMRCNFSDKYDPMVRLYVQDWRSEIEAGFRGSNLEDQCTHRYKIYIEGNAWSVSEKYILSCDSMTLLVKPEYYDFFIRSMVPMKHFWPIRPNNKCSDLKFAVEWGNNNTEKAQIIGRQGSGYMMKNLEMKYVYDYMLYVLQGYGKLMKLDVTVPVNATEVCSETMACPITDGGLIRQCMDDSLVMAPSVKAACDMPPPYRDYELKKLLKKQVSAERKVEKWTDEYWNLRGPK, from the exons ATGAGGGAAAACGCGCACGTGGTTCAGTCCAcagaagatcatcatcatcagagacATCATAACCCAATAACGAGTTTAAACTCTAAACTTGCAAAGACATGGGCCACCACCAAAGTCTTCATCTTCGTACTCTTCATCATGTTCCTTAGTGCCTCTGTCTCTTGGATGTATACG TCTGTATTAGGTGAGAATCGATTCCAAGTAACATCAATATTCATAAGAAACACCAACAGAACCCCTActaccacaacaacaaaaacaattacagATATTCCCAAGATCATCATCAAGATCCCGTTGAACTGCACATCACTCAACAGCACCACAACACAGACATGTCCTTCAAATTACCCAACCAAGTTCGAACCAGCGATCTCTTCCTCGGAGACATGTCCTGACTACTTTAGGTGGATCCATCGAGACTTAAAGGTATGGCAAAAGACAGGGATCACAAGGGAAACACTAGAGAAAGCAAGACCGAATGCTCACTTCAGGGTAGTGATAAAGTCAGGGAGATTATACGTTCATCAATACGAGAAAGCATTCCAAACAAGAGATGTGTTCACTATTTGGGGGATTCTTCAGCTCCTAAGAATGTATCCTGGTCAAATCCCTGATCTCGAGCTTCTCTTCCTCTGCCATGATAGACCCGCCATTTGGAAAAGAAACTTTAAGAAAAACAGTAAAGACACGTGGCCTCCTCCGCCGTTGTTTCACTACTGTGGTCACCGTGATGCCTACGACATCGTATTCCCTGATTGGAGCTTCTGGGGATG GCCAGAGCTAAATATTAAGGAGTGGAATAAGTTATCTGTGGCACTAAAAGAAGGGAACAAAAGAGTGAAATGGGAAGATAGAGTTCCGTCCGCTTATTGGAAAGGAAACCCTCATGTTTCTCCTATAAGAGGAGATCTTATGAGATGTAACTTCTCCGACAAGTATGATCCTATGGTTCGTCTCTATGTCCAG GATTGGAGGAGTGAGATAGAGGCAGGATTTAGAGGATCAAACCTTGAAGATCAATGCACTCACAG ATATAAGATCTACATAGAAGGAAACGCGTGGTCAGTGAGCGAAAAGTATATACTTTCGTGTGATAGTATGACTCTATTGGTTAAACCAGAGTACTACGATTTTTTTATTCGAAGTATGGTTCCAATGAAGCACTTCTGGCCCATTAGACCAAATAACAAATGTAGTGACCTCAAATTCGCAGTGGAATGGGGTAATAACAACACGGAAAAG GCACAAATCATAGGGAGACAAGGAAGTGGGTACATGATGAAGAACCTAGAGATGAAGTATGTGTATGATTACATGTTGTATGTGTTGCAAGGCTATGGAAAACTGATGAAGTTGGATGTGACAGTACCTGTAAATGCGACAGAAGTATGTTCTGAGACGATGGCGTGTCCAATCACTGATGGTGGTCTCATCAGGCAGTGCATGGACGACTCATTGGTTATGGCTCCGAGCGTCAAGGCTGCATGCGATATGCCTCCTCCTTATAGAGATTATGAGCTCAAGAAGCTACTTAAGAAACAAGTAAGTGCGGAAAGAAAAGTTGAGAAGTGGACCGATGAGTACTGGAACTTGAGAGGTCCTAAATAA